A window from Citrus sinensis cultivar Valencia sweet orange chromosome 3, DVS_A1.0, whole genome shotgun sequence encodes these proteins:
- the LOC102627840 gene encoding cytochrome P450 86A22, whose protein sequence is MDTSTALMILSATVAYLLWFRFMSGSLSGPRVWPLLGSLPGLFQNSKRLHDWISDNLRACGGTYQTCIFAIPVLGRKQGLVTVTCDPKNVEHILKARFDNYPKGPTWQAAFHDLLGDGIFNSDGDTWLFQRKTAALEFTTRTLRQAMARWVSRAIKHRFCPILEVAQLEAKPVDFQDLLLRMTFDNICGLAFGKDPQTLSQGLPENSFAVAFDRATEATLQRFLLPQAIWKLRKYLRLGLEVSMGPSLKHIDEYLSDIISTRKLELASRDREQGEAATTTPHDDLLSRFMKKKESYSDEFLQHVALNFILAGRDTSSVAMSWFFWLVSQNPRVEDKIATEICTVLLETRGTDVSKWVEEPLVFEEVDRLIYLKAALSETLRLYPSVPQDSKHVVSDDVLPTGTFVPAGSTVTYSIYAIGRMKFIWGEDCLEFKPERWLSQDGNKYEGHDQYKFVAFNAGPRICLGKDLAYLQMKSIAAEVLLRYHLTVVPGHRVEQKMSLTLFMKYGLMMNVHPRELKPMLEKICKCGGNYQGVEMVASVA, encoded by the coding sequence ATGGATACATCAACCGCGTTAATGATCTTATCTGCTACAGTTGCTTATTTACTATGGTTCAGATTCATGTCGGGGTCCCTGAGTGGTCCACGCGTCTGGCCCCTATTGGGCAGTCTCCCGGGCCTCTTCCAGAACTCTAAACGCTTGCACGACTGGATCTCAGACAACCTCCGCGCGTGTGGCGGCACGTATCAGACGTGCATATTTGCTATTCCAGTTTTAGGCCGCAAGCAGGGTCTCGTGACTGTCACGTGTGATCCGAAAAATGTTGAGCATATTTTGAAGGCCAGGTTTGATAACTATCCAAAGGGTCCCACGTGGCAAGCTGCATTCCACGATTTGCTTGGCGACGGGATTTTCAATTCTGATGGTGACACGTGGCTGTTCCAGCGGAAGACTGCTGCATTGGAATTCACCACCAGGACTTTGCGCCAAGCCATGGCTCGCTGGGTGAGCAGAGCCATAAAGCATAGATTTTGCCCTATTCTTGAAGTGGCACAGCTTGAAGCCAAGCCTGTTGATTTTCAAGACCTGCTGCTTCGAATGACTTTTGATAACATCTGCGGATTGGCCTTTGGGAAGGACCCACAAACGCTGTCCCAGGGGCTTCCAGAAAACAGCTTCGCAGTGGCTTTTGATCGAGCCACTGAAGCCACGCTTCAACGCTTTCTTTTGCCCCAAGCTATTTGGAAGCTGAGAAAATACCTGCGCCTCGGCTTGGAAGTCAGCATGGGCCCAAGCCTTAAACACATCGACGAGTACTTGTCTGACATCATCAGTACACGCAAGCTTGAGTTAGCGAGCCGGGACCGGGAGCAAGGTGAAGCTGCGACCACCACCCCGCATGACGACTTGCTGTCTAGGtttatgaagaaaaaagagtcATACTCGGACGAGTTTCTGCAACACGTGGCACTCAACTTCATCCTAGCTGGACGTGACACATCATCAGTAGCTATGAGCTGGTTCTTCTGGTTGGTCAGTCAAAACCCTAGGGTGGAAGATAAAATCGCCACGGAAATCTGCACCGTTCTGTTGGAGACACGTGGCACGGACGTGTCAAAATGGGTGGAGGAACCGTTAGTGTTTGAAGAAGTGGACCGATTGATATACCTCAAGGCAGCATTGTCCGAGACGCTGAGGCTGTACCCGTCAGTGCCACAAGACTCAAAGCATGTGGTTTCCGACGACGTGCTTCCCACCGGAACCTTTGTTCCGGCGGGATCAACGGTTACGTACTCGATATACGCCATTGGACGGATGAAATTTATATGGGGTGAAGATTGCTTAGAGTTCAAGCCGGAGAGATGGCTCTCACAAGATGGAAACAAGTATGAGGGACATGATCAATACAAGTTTGTGGCGTTTAATGCTGGTCCAAGAATTTGTTTAGGGAAAGACTTGGCTTATTTACAAATGAAGTCGATCGCGGCGGAAGTGTTGTTGCGCTACCACCTCACGGTGGTTCCCGGCCACCGTGTGGAGCAAAAGATGTCGCTGACATTGTTCATGAAGTACGGGCTCATGATGAATGTGCACCCAAGGGAGCTGAAGCCAATGTTAGAAAAGATCTGCAAATGTGGTGGTAATTACCAGGGAGTTGAAATGGTAGCTAGTGtggcttaa
- the LOC102627359 gene encoding silicon efflux transporter LSI2-like translates to MALAPTENVVLGSFAFVIFWILAVFPAVPFLPIGRTAGSLLGAMLMIIFKVITPKEAFAAIDLSVLGLLFGTMVVSFYLERAGMFKYLEIVLSWRSRGAKDLLCRICFISALSSALFTNDTCCVILTEFVLKIARQNGVSPHPFLLALASSANVGSSATPIGNPQNLVIALQSGISFGKFLLGILPSMLVGVFVNTLILLCMYWRVLSVKKDEESAFAEDDDTSPHCFSPMCMSSINVNDSKCGNSKRRRSLSENDLCNLSGGEFESTQNSVASKDQAAEMIVARGDIELGVSPKLAEGKKDNTQKWDWKRVSWKTCTYLVILGMLIALLMGLNMSWTALAAALVLVVLDFKDAGPCLDKVSYSLLIFFCGMFITVEGFNKTGIPSTLWTLMEPHARINRVGGISILAIIILVLSNVASNVPTVLLLGARVAASAGAISESEEKKAWLILAWVSTVAGNLSLLGSAANLIVCEQARRSKPSGYTLSFWTHLKFGLPSTIVITAIGLALIRG, encoded by the exons ATGGCGTTGGCTCCAACCGAAAATGTGGTTCTAGGTTCATTtgcatttgtaattttctGGATATTGGCAGTCTTCCCAGCAGTTCCATTTCTACCAATCGGAAGAACTGCAGGGTCTCTCCTCGGAGCCATGCTCATGATCATCTTCAAAGTCATCACCCCAAAGGAAGCATTCGCTGCCATAGATCTCTCAGTCCTTGGCCTTCTTTTCGGTACCATGGTTGTGAGCTTTTACCTTGAAAGAGCAGGCATGTTTAAGTACTTGGAGATAGTGCTTTCGTGGCGAAGTCGCGGTGCAAAGGACTTGCTCTGCAGAATCTGCTTCATTTCTGCCCTTTCAAGTGCTTTGTTCACAAATGATACCTGTTGTGTCATTCTGACTGAGTTCGTGCTAAAGATTGCTAGACAAAATGGTGTTTCACCTCATCCCTTTTTACTAGCCTTGGCCTCAAGTGCTAATGTTGGATCCTCTGCCACTCCAATTGGTAACCCCCAAAACTTGGTTATTGCCTTGCAAAGTGGCATCTCATTTGGGAAATTCTTATTGGGAATTCTACCTTCAATGCTTGTGGGTGTCTTTGTAAATACTTTGATTCTCCTGTGCATGTACTGGAGGGTCTTGTCTGTTAAAAAGGACGAAGAAAGTGCTTTTGCTGAAGACGATGATACAAGTCCGCACTGTTTCTCACCGATGTGTATGTCATCTATCAACGTTAATGACAGCAAGTGTGGGAATTCTAAAAGACGCAGAAGTTTAAGCGAAAATGATTTATGCAATTTGTCTGGTGGCGAGTTTGAGTCCACACAAAACTCAGTTGCTTCCAAAGATCAGGCTGCAGAGATGATTGTTGCAAGAGGTGATATCGAACTTGGGGTGTCACCAAAGTTGgctgaaggaaaaaaagacaACACTCAAAAATGGGATTGGAAGCGAGTGTCATGGAAAACTTGCACATACCTCGTTATCTTGGGGATGTTGATTGCTTTGCTTATGGGATTAAACATGTCATGGACTGCGCTAGCAGCTGCACTTGTGCTTGTAGTCCTTGATTTTAAGGATGCAGGGCCATGTCTAGACAAG GTTTCATACTCTCTCTTGATATTCTTCTGTGGCATGTTTATTACGGTTGAAGGCTTCAACAAAACAGGAATACCAAGCactctatggacactaatggAGCCGCATGCACGAATCAATCGTGTTGGCGGCATTTCAATTCTTGCAATTATCATTCTTGTGCTTTCAAATGTTGCTTCAAATGTACCTACCG TGCTTCTTCTGGGAGCACGAGTGGCAGCTTCAGCAGGAGCAATATCTGAAAGCGAAGAGAAGAAAGCGTGGCTGATATTGGCGTGGGTGAGCACAGTCGCTGGAAACTTGTCACTGTTGGGTTCAGCGGCGAATCTGATTGTGTGTGAGCAAGCTCGTCGCTCTAAGCCCTCCGGGTATACTCTCTCGTTTTGGACCCATTTGAAATTCGGCCTTCCTTCAACGATTGTAATCACAGCTATTGGCTTGGCTCTTATTAGAGGATAA
- the LOC102627070 gene encoding BTB/POZ domain-containing protein At5g41330: MPSIATSMPPSKSKSKSKSIDSNIVTIDVGGQIFQTTKQTLALAGPKSLLSKLADSTHRFIDRDPELFSILLSLLRTGNLPSKAKAFDIEDLIEESKFYNIESLLINSQSNPSQFDAFSLEKSLILPLNGRDSPSAIATTNYGTLHVSHGSKITSFDWSMRKKSTILTHFTAVDSLLALSPGVAAAGATDFSGLQVLDLENGYVKETLNWENVTRSSSTVQAIGSSDKHLFVSFESGRRNSNSIMVYDINSLKPVNEIGQNEIYGTDIESAIPATKLRWVSSYNLLLASGSHSDISKVTGNIKFWDIRSGNVAWEVKDEVDCFSDVTVSDNLSAIYKVGINSGEVSYMDLRKLGDSSEWICLGDGRKMVNGKRKEGFGCKIECHANQVFCGKGGEIELWSEIVMGSRKSREGGPLEERVFRKNLMGRVTDMGGSKITNLSFGGNKMFVTRKGQQTVEVWQSSSRGF; encoded by the coding sequence ATGCCCTCGATTGCAACCTCAATGCCACCATCAAAATCGAAATCGAAATCGAAATCGATTGATTCAAACATTGTTACAATTGATGTTGGTGGTCAGATCTTCCAAACCACAAAACAAACCCTAGCCCTAGCCGGTCCCAAATCCCTCCTCTCAAAACTCGCCGATTCCACTCACCGATTCATCGACCGAGATCCCGAGTTGTTCTCCATCTTGTTGTCTCTTTTACGCACCGGTAATTTACCCTCAAAGGCGAAAGCTTTTGACATTGAAGACCTGATTGAGGAGTCCAAGTTTTACAACATCGAGTCACTTTTGATTAATTCTCAGTCGAACCCGTCGCAGTTCGACGCTTTTAGCCTCGAGAAGTCGTTGATTCTTCCGTTAAACGGACGTGATTCGCCGTCTGCAATCGCCACGACCAATTATGGGACTCTTCATGTTAGTCACGGAAGCAAAATCACGTCCTTTGATTGGTCTATGAGGAAGAAGTCAACAATCTTGACCCATTTCACTGCCGTTGATTCGCTGCTAGCGTTATCTCCTGGCGTTGCTGCAGCTGGTGCCACCGATTTTTCCGGGTTGCAAGTTCTTGACCTTGAAAATGGGTATGTGAAAGAGACTTTGAATTGGGAAAATGTCACTAGGTCTAGTTCTACGGTTCAGGCGATTGGTTCGTCAGATAAACATTTGTTTGTTAGTTTTGAGTCTGGTCGTAGGAATTCGAATTCGATTATGGTTTATGAtattaatagtttgaaacCTGTTAATGAGATTGGTCAAAATGAGATTTATGGGACTGATATTGAATCTGCTATCCCAGCTACAAAATTGAGGTGGGTTTCGAGCTATAATTTGCTTCTGGCATCTGGATCTCATAGTGACATTTCTAAGGTGACGGggaatattaaattttgggaTATAAGGTCGGGTAATGTTGCGTGGGAGGTCAAGGATGAGGTTGATTGCTTTTCTGATGTAACGGTGTCCGATAATTTGTCTGCCATTTACAAGGTTGGTATTAATTCAGGTGAGGTTTCTTATATGGACTTAAGGAAATTGGGAGATTCGAGTGAATGGATTTGTCTAGGTGATGGGAGGAAAATGGTTAATgggaaaaggaaagaaggtTTTGGATGTAAGATTGAGTGTCATGCCAACCAAGTGTTTTGTGGGAAAGGCGGCGAAATTGAATTGTGGTCCGAGATTGTGATGGGTTCAAGAAAAAGTCGTGAAGGTGGGCCATTAGAGGAGAGGGTGTTTAGGAAGAATTTGATGGGAAGAGTAACAGATATGGGAGGATCAAAGATAACCAATTTGTCGTTTGGAGGCAACAAGATGTTTGTGACGCGCAAAGGTCAGCAAACTGTAGAGGTTTGGCAGAGTTCAAGTCGAGGATTTTGA
- the LOC102628133 gene encoding mitogen-activated protein kinase kinase kinase YODA: protein MPSWWGKSSSKEEKKKVTKESFIDAIHRKFKIGSDESRSGGTRRSRNDTVSERGSLSRLPSRSPSPSTHVSRCQSFAERSRAQPLPLPGVHLATLGRTESAISASTKPRFDRGSKPMILPLPTPGCVPDRLDTIDAEGDLATASVSSDSSTDSDDPSDSRLLTPLTSDYENGNKSAVTSPTSMMEKAKYPVINQKSSGETIKPANLLINNHILSASLKKRHLSSHVQKLQIPPPGAFCSAPDSSISSPSRSPMRAFGQEQVLNAGLWTGKPYSDIALLGSGHCSSPGSGHNSGHNSVGGDMSGQLFWPHSRCSPECSPIPSPRMTSPGPSSRIHSGAVTPLHPRAGGGVSESPSSRPDDVKQQSHRLPLPPLTISNTCPFSPSYSTATSPSVPRSPGRVENPTSPGSRWKKGRLLGRGTFGHVYLGFNSESGEMCAMKEVTLFSDDAKSKESAQQLGQEIALLSRLRHPNIVRYYGSETLDDKLYIYLEYVSGGSIYKILQDYGQLGESAIRSYTQQILSGLEYLHAKNTVHRDIKGANILVDPSGRVKLADFGMAKHITGQSCPLSFKGSPYWMAPEVIKNSNGCNLAVDIWSLGCTVIEMATTKPPWSQYEGVPAMFKIGNSKELPAIPDHLSDEGKDFVRKCLQRNPLHRPTAAQLLEHPFVGNAAPLERPILSAEPSETKPTLTVAMRILGMGLARTVSGFDLEGVPNFQSRGLKTGSASDAHTPRNVSCPVSPIGSPLLHPRSPQHTSGWVSPSPISSPHTASGSSTPITGGSGAIPFHHPMPPSTYLHEGIGVAPRSQNSFHSSSSNLYQDPDLFRGMSQASHVFREIISSDRSALANQFGRPGPGDLREFYDGQPVLADDESQQLSKDHGKSNLPLDLNPGLPMLGRTNRI, encoded by the exons ATGCCTTCATGGTGGGGGAAGTCTTCAtctaaagaagaaaagaagaaagtgaCCAAGGAAAGTTTTATTGATGCAATACACCGCAAATTTAAGATTGGATCTGATGAAAGTAGATCAGGAGGTACTCGAAGAAGTCGTAATGACACTGTTTCAGAAAGAGGATCTTTATCCCGTCTGCCGTCAAGATCACCATCACCCTCTACACATGTATCACGCTGTCAAAGTTTTGCAGAAAGGTCTCGTGCCCAACCACTTCCATTGCCTGGGGTGCACCTTGCTACCCTCGGACGCACTGAGTCTGCAATTAGTGCATCAACAAAACCAAGATTTGACAGAGGTTCCAAGCCTATGATTTTGCCCCTTCCAACGCCTGGATGTGTCCCTGATAGGCTGGATACTATTGATGCTGAGGGAGATTTAGCAACCGCTTCTGTTTCTAGTGACAGCTCCACAGACAGTGATGACCCGTCTGACTCTCGTCTTCTTACTCCCCTCACATCTGATTatgaaaatggaaataaatcTGCTGTGACCAGCCCTACAAG CATGATGGAAAAGGCGAAGTATCCTGTTATAAATCAGAAGAGCTCTGGAGAGACTATAAAGCCAGCTAATCTTTTGATCAATAATCATATTCTGTCTGCCTCACTAAAGAAAAGGCATTTGAGCTCTCACGTGCAAAAATTGCAAATCCCTCCTCCTGGTGCTTTCTGTAGTGCTCCAGACAGCTCAATATCTAGTCCTTCTAGAAGTCCAATGAGAGCCTTTGGTCAGGAGCAAGTTCTGAATGCTGGTCTCTGGACCGGGAAGCCTTATTCTGATATAGCTTTATTAGGGTCTGGACATTGTTCTAGTCCAGGTTCTGGTCATAATTCTGGGCATAACTCAGTTGGTGGGGATATGTCGGGCCAGCTATTTTGGCCGCATAGCAGGTGTAGCCCGGAGTGTTCTCCAATACCTAGCCCCAGAATGACCAGCCCTGGTCCCAGTTCCAGAATACACAGTGGTGCTGTCACACCTTTGCATCCACGAGCTGGAGGGGGAGTTAGTGAGTCACCTAGTAGCCGACCTGATGATGTAAAACAACAAAGTCATCGATTGCCCCTTCCTCCCCTAACTATCTCTAATACTTGTCCATTTTCTCCCTCATATTCAACTGCGACATCTCCATCAGTCCCCCGAAGTCCAGGTAGAGTAGAGAATCCAACAAGTCCTGGTTCACGCTGGAAGAAAGGACGACTTCTTGGGAGAGGCACATTTGGACACGTGTATCTTGGTTTTAACAG TGAAAGCGGGGAAATGTGTGCAATGAAAGAGGTTACTCTGTTTTCAGATGATGCAAAGTCGAAGGAAAGTGCACAGCAACTGGGCCAA GAAATTGCACTGCTAAGTCGCTTAAGACATCCGAATATAGTGCGTTATTATGGATCTGAAACT TTAGATGACAAGCTTTATATCTACTTGGAATATGTTTCTGGTGGTTCCATCtataaaattcttcaagatTATGGACAGCTTGGTGAAAGTGCTATTCGCAGTTACACACAACAAATTTTATCTGGGCTTGAATATTTACATGCTAAAAATACTGTCCATAG AGACATCAAAGGAGCAAATATATTGGTTGATCCAAGTGGCCGTGTGAAATTGGCAGATTTTGGGATGGCAAAGCAT ATCACTGGGCAGTCTTGTCCATTATCGTTCAAAGGAAGCCCTTATTGGATGGCACCTGAG GTCATAAAGAATTCAAATGGTTGTAATCTTGCTGTTGATATATGGAGCCTTGGGTGTACAGTGATAGAGATGGCTACTACAAAACCACCTTGGAGCCAATATGAAGGg GTTCCTGCTATGTTCAAGATCGGAAACAGTAAGGAACTTCCTGCAATTCCTGATCATCTTTCAGATGAAGGAAAGGACTTTGTGAGGAAGTGTTTACAGCGGAACCCATTACATCGTCCTACGGCAGCTCAGCTCTTAGAGCACCCTTTTGTTGGAAATGCTGCCCCATTGGAGAGACCCATTTTGAGTGCTGAGCCTTCAGAAACAAAACCTACATTAACCGTTGCAATGAGAATACTG GGCATGGGACTAGCAAGAACTGTTTCAGGCTTTGACCTGGAAGGGGTGCCAAACTTTCAGTCTAGGGGTCTGAAAACTGGTTCAGCAAG TGATGCACATACTCCCAGAAACGTATCATGCCCTGTTTCTCCCATTGGGAGTCCTCTTTTACATCCAAGGTCACCACAGCATACCAGCGGATGGGTATCTCCCTCTCCAATTTCTAGTCCTCATACTGCATCTGGTTCATCCACTCCTATCACTGGTGGAAGTGGCGCTATCCCTTTTCATCACCCAATGCCTCCATCAACCTATTTACACGAAGGCATTGGAGTGGCCCCAAGGTCCCAAAACAGTTTCCACTCTAGTTCCAGCAACCTGTATCAAGATCCCGACCTCTTTCGAGGAATGTCACAAGCCTCTCATGTTTTCAGGGAAATAATTTCATCAGACAGGAGTGCCCTTGCAAACCAATTTGGACGGCCTGGCCCTGGGGACCTCAGGGAGTTCTATGATGGGCAGCCAGTATTGGCAGATGATGAGTCTCAGCAGCTCTCCAAGGATCATGGGAAGTCAAACCTTCCTCTGGACTTGAATCCAGGCCTGCCAATGCTTGGTCGTACTAACAGAATATAG
- the LOC107174952 gene encoding uncharacterized protein LOC107174952, whose translation MSNRHMWDFSNQREKLSQVSRNGLYEVKDDFDVKATLATLSRKVDALALNQSMNHHPSVANEVCALCSNLSHTAQNCPSLPAYQEAYSEQVEIQTRKTYEPTSSDPVPSQDSSPNDPEKSGPPAYIPKAPFPQRLTKAKKGTSTGEIMEIFKQRNLHVTKKAFLTEQTSNLLQCKMPPKFKDPGSPTISCVIGNQCFDKALLDLGASVNLLSYSVYMQLGLGELKSTPIILQLADRSMKIPRGIIEDVLIQIDKFYYSVDFIVIDTQHVHDPKKHTPVILGRPFLATADALINCRNGNMQLSFGNMIMELNIFNVTKQPQEEDEFVEANMIEELVEDSFISNHTDDPLEACLTHSDLSFNDDSAIAEVSALLDAPPITDTTKWKTKSELLPHSEKKIGPSAEAPPKLELKALPDTLEYAFLGESDTLPVIISSSFDLEQKGCKVIIFTDHAALKYLFTKKDAKARLIRWVLLLQEFDIEFRDKKGSENIVADHLSRLDLKFILESLPLNESFPDEQLMSVNVVPWCQRMGSISKRNMMPLNPILVVEIFDVWGIDFMGHFPPSCGYQYILVAVDYVSKWVEATPCKTNDHRVVVKFLKSNILSRFGFPRTIISDGGTHFCNKPFKTLLNKYSITHKVATPYHPQTSGQVEISNREIMQILEKTVRPDRND comes from the exons ATGTCGAATCGTCATATG TgggatttttcaaatcaaagggaaaaattatctcaaGTTTCTAGAAATGGTCTATACGAAGTTAAGGATGACTTTGATGTGAAAGCCACTCTAGCTACACTTTCTAGGAAAGTGGATGCCTTAGCTCTGAACCAATCAATGAATCATCATCCTAGTGTAGCTAATGAGGTTTGTGCTCTTTGTTCTAACTTGTCTCATACAGCACAAAATTGTCCATCATTACCAGCCTATCAAGAGGCTTATTCTGAGCAG GTGGAGattcaaacaagaaaaacatATGAGCCTACTTCTTCAGATCCAGTTCCATCACAAGACTCATCACCAAATGATCCTGAAAAGAGTGGCCCGCCAGCTTACATTCCCAAGGCTCcttttcctcaaaggttaacAAAGGCAAAGAAAGGGACTTCAACAGGTGAGATTATGGAAATCTTTAAGCAG agaaatttacaTGTCACTaaaaaggcatttttaacTGAACAAACTAGCAATTTACTTCAATGTAAAATGCCACCAAAATTTAAGGATCCTGGTTCTCCTACTATCTCATGTGTTATAGGGAACCAATGTTTTGATAAAGCATTATTGGATTTGGGTGCTAGTGTTAATCTCTTGTCTTATTCTGTTTACATGCAACTTGGACTAggtgagttaaaatcaactcCTATTATTTTGCAACTTGCTGATAGATCaatgaaaatacctcgtggtattatAGAGGATGTGTTGATACAGattgacaaattttattattctgttGATTTTATCGTTATTGATACTCAGCATGTACATGATCCTAAGAAACACACTCCAGTTATTCTAGGTCGTCCTTTCTTAGCTACAGCTGATGCTCTTATTAATTGCAGGAATGGAAATATGCAGCTATCTTTTGGTAATATGATCAtggaattgaatatttttaatgttaccAAGCAGCcacaagaagaagatgaatttgtTGAAGCAAATATGATAGAGGAATTAGTAGAAGATTCATTCATTTCTAACCATACTGATGATCCATTAGAGGCATGTCTAACTCATTctgatttatcttttaatgatgaCAGTGCAATTGCAGAAGTCAGCGCTTTACTTGATGCACCTCCAATTACGGACACAACTAAATGGAAGACAAAGTCAGAACTACTGCCTCATTCTGAGAAGAAAATTGGCCCATCTGCAGAGGCACCACCAAAATTGGAACTCAAAGCATTGCCCgacactctggaatatgcattctTGGGAGAATCTGACACTCTACCtgttattatttcttcttccttcGATCTTGagcaaaaag GTTGTAAAGTGATTATTTTTACTGATCATGctgctttaaaatatttgtttactaAGAAAGATGCCAAGGCAAGATTGATTCGTTGGGTGTTGcttttacaagaatttgacattgaatttagagataaaaaaGGTTCTGAAAATATTGTGGCGGATCATTTATCTCGCcttgatcttaaatttattctagAATCTTTACCTTTGAATGAGTCTTTCCCAGATGAGCAACTTATGAGTGTAAATGTTGTACCATG GTGCCAACGTATGGGTAGCATTTCAAagaggaacatgatgccactcaATCCTATTCTTGTGGTTGAGATCTTCGATGTATGGGGTATTGATTTCATGGGACATTTTCCTCCATCTTGTGGTTATCAGTATATATTGGTTGCAGTAGACTATGTGTCGAAGTGGGTTGAAGCCACTCCATGCAAAACCAATGATCATAGGGTTGTAGTGAAATTCTTGAAGAGTAATATTCTATCTCGTTTTGGTTTTCCTAGAACAATCATTAGTGATGGTGGTACCCATTTTTGCAATAAAcctttcaaaactcttttgaaCAAATATTCCATTACACATAAGGTTGCCACCCCATACCATCctcaaaccagtggccaagtagAGATTTCTAATAGAGAGATCATGCAGATTCTAGAGAAAACAGTTAGGCCAGATAGAAATGATTGa